A single region of the Vicia villosa cultivar HV-30 ecotype Madison, WI linkage group LG4, Vvil1.0, whole genome shotgun sequence genome encodes:
- the LOC131595994 gene encoding filament-like plant protein codes for MTDKKRWLWKRKSSEKSSGEAESSGSVSSHSERYSDEQEVSKESSNGSNHSPDVTSKAVTCDDDVDDCSVINEQLPDEVASTHLPSTCVVNGGSLEMNENGENKNISNGKEDDVSDGSRDMSEKLSAALVNVNAKEDLVKQHAKVAEEAIAGWEKAENEVAVLKKQLETVTLRNSSLEDRVTHLDGALKECVRQLRQTREEHEANIQDAVAEKTHELESDKIKLEGKLVELQKKLDASNAKSSVDRDMRQKVEWFEKENMALRHDILVQSEELKIRTIERDLSTQSAETASKQHLESIKKVAKLEAECRRLKSMASKALSITDHKSIVSSSFCVESLTDSQSDSVERLTAADCDIYKMSGSELNRCEPSVSDSWASALIAELDQFKNEKCCRPAPSGSVNIDLMDDFLEMERLVALPDTKNKSFVEESVVVDKETALRAEFDDMNQQMDELKGKLEKVEGDKAELEIALMESKEFIEESQLQLREAEQKLEELQIELENSYKSNQKVDNLLISMEADTRTLLSKVNSLETEVDNEKALSHEIAMKCKDLEEELERKSSMLSLLEVEVEKERNASRALVKELESKSSMLGLLEVEVEKERNTSHEIAIKYEGLEEALEEKCAKVELLEAEIVKERAVSDEVAIKCKKLVEELEIKSAKVELLEAEVEKEKAMSEEFALKCNELEDEILRPTSSLYGEKKIKQEDLALAAGKLAECQKTIASLGNQLKSLATLEDFLIDTAGIPSSPSLVAHAGGETWKMHSNDTFSPKRDSISSRLPDASSGLSLNKNEESSPLTYSPSTSSGALPNHASSERSRNGFAKFFSRTKSGIRLEI; via the exons ATGACTGATAAGAAGAGATGGTTATGGAAGCGGAAATCTTCCGAGAAGAGTTCGGGTGAAGCTGAGAGTTCGGGATCTGTTTCCTCTCATTCTGAGAGGTATTCTGATGAACAG GAAGTATCTAAGGAATCTTCAAATGGAAGCAATCATTCACCTGATGTCACCTCAAAAGCTGTGACctgtgatgatgatgttgatgattgttcAGTTATCAATGAACAACTGCCTGATGAAGTTGCATCAACACATCTACCTTCTACATGCGTCGTAAATGGTGGTTcattagagatgaatgaaaatggagaaaataaaaatatatcaaatggaAAAGAAGATGATGTAAGTGACGGGTCGAGGGATATGTCTGAGAAGCTATCTGCTGCTCTTGTTAATGTCAATGCCAAAGAAGATTTGGTTAAGCAGCATGCGAAAGTCGCTGAAGAAGCCATAGCAG GCTGGGAAAAAGCCGAAAATGAAGTAGCGGTTTTAAAGAAGCAACTCGAGACAGTCACTCTGAGGAATTCGTCTCTTGAAGATAGAGTCACTCATCTTGATGGAGCACTTAAGGAGTGTGTTAGGCAGCTAAGACAAACAAGAGAAGAGCACGAAGCGAATATTCAAGATGCCGTAGCCGAGAAGACTCACGAATTGGAATCGGACAAAATTAAACTCGAGGGCAAGCTTGTTGAGCTCCAGAAAAAATTAGACGCATCAAATGCCAAATCTTCTGTTGATCGTGATATGCGTCAAAAAGTTGAGTGGTTCGAGAAAGAGAATATGGCTCTCAGGCATGATATCCTAGTTCAATCGGAAGAGCTAAAAATCAGAACAATCGAGAGAGATTTGAGCACTCAATCCGCTGAGACAGCTAGTAAGCAACATTTAGAAAGCATCAAGAAAGTAGCTAAGCTTGAGGCTGAATGTCGGAGACTGAAGAGCATGGCTTCTAAAGCACTGTCGATTACTGATCATAAATCGATTGTGTCATCCTCATTTTGTGTTGAATCTCTAACGGATAGTCAATCAGATAGTGTGGAACGACTTACGGCAGCGGATTGTGATATCTACAAGATGAGTGGTTCGGAACTAAACAGGTGTGAGCCAAGTGTTTCCGACTCATGGGCGTCTGCATTAATAGCTGAGCTTGATCAGTTCAAGAATGAAAAATGCTGCCGACCAGCTCCATCCGGTTCTGTTAACATAGATCTGATGGACGACTTTCTTGAAATGGAACGACTTGTTGCATTGCCCGACACTAAGAACAAAAGCTTTGTCGAGGAGTCCGTTGTCGTTGACAAAGAAACCGCTCTCAGAGCCGAGTTTGACGACATGAATCAGCAAATGGATGAACTAAAAGGGAAGTTAGAAAAGGTGGAAGGAGATAAAGCTGAACTAGAGATCGCTTTGATGGAAAGTAAAGAGTTTATCGAGGAGTCTCAACTTCAGTTGAGGGAAGCTGAACAGAAACTAGAGGAGCTTCAAATAGAGCTAGAAAACTCctacaaatcaaatcaaaaggtTGACAATCTCCTAATAAGCATGGAGGCAGACACTCGAACACTATTGTCCAAAGTCAACTCATTAGAAACCGAGGTTGATAATGAAAAGGCTCTGTCGCACGAAATTGCGATGAAGTGTAAGGATCTGGAAGAAGAGTTAGAAAGAAAGTCTTCAATGCTCAGCTTATTAGAAGTTGAGGTTGAAAAGGAGAGGAACGCGTCGCGTGCATTGGTAAAAGAGTTAGAAAGCAAATCTTCAATGCTTGGCTTATTAGAAGTTGAGGTTGAAAAGGAGAGAAACACCTCGCATGAAATTGCAATAAAATATGAGGGTCTCGAGGAAGCGCTAGAAGAAAAATGTGCAAAGGTTGAGTTGTTAGAAGCAGAGATTGTCAAGGAAAGAGCCGTGTCGGATGAAGTTGCAATCAAGTGTAAGAAATTGGTGGAAGAGCTTGAAATCAAATCCGCAAAGGTTGAGTTATTAGAAGCAGAGGTTGAAAAGGAGAAAGCCATGTCTGAAGAATTTGCATTGAAGTGTAATGAATTGGAGGATGAGATACTCAGGCCAACATCTAGCTTGTATGGAGAAAAGAAAATCAAGCAG GAGGACCTAGCACTCGCGGCCGGAAAGCTCGCCGAGTGCCAGAAAACAATAGCATCTTTAGGGAATCAGCTAAAATCTCTGGCCACACTTGAGGATTTCCTTATCGATACTGCTGGAATTCCTTCAAGTCCATCCCTTGTTGCTCATGCTGGTGGCGAGACATGGAAGATGCATTCAAATGACACGTTTTCACCTAAAAGAGATTCCATTTCTTCTAGGTTGCCCGACGCTAGCTCCGGTCTATCCCTAAACAAAAACGAGGAAAGCTCGCCACTTACATATTCTCCTTCAACTTCATCGGGAGCCTTGCCAAATCACGCTAGTTCTGAGAGGAGCCGAAATGGTTTCGCAAAATTTTTCTCGCGAACCAAGAGTGGTATTAGGCTAGAAATCTAG
- the LOC131600338 gene encoding uncharacterized protein LOC131600338: MYFKAFMDSMEFVLDLSIISLFSSLSLTLVHFCLRFTYIDFGFSMLDLSFSPSNLSGAMMERFLVVVLLICVTMSLGERKTIDLEQGCDFMHRGIMKLKNILKGLPELQFIPEDYMMLYTTIYITCALKSSS; this comes from the exons ATGTACTTCAAAGCTTTCATGGATTCAATGGAGTTTGTTCTAGATCTAAGtataatttctttattttcatcTTTGAGCTTAACGTTGGTGCATTTTTGTCTCAGATTTACTTATATCGATTTTGGTTTCTCCATGTTGGATTTGAGCTTCTCACCGTCAAATTTATCCGGGGCAATGATGGAAAG ATTTTTGGTAGTTGTTTTGTTGATTTGTGTTACCATGTCGTTGGGTGAACGGAAAACTATCGACCTAGAACAAGGATGTGATTTTATGCATAGGGGTATCATGAAGCTCAAGAATATTCTGAAAGGTTTGCCTGAACTTCAGTTCATCCCTGAGGATTACATGATGTTGTATAC GACCATCTATATAACATGTGCACTCAAAAGCTCCTCATGA